From one Paramormyrops kingsleyae isolate MSU_618 chromosome 1, PKINGS_0.4, whole genome shotgun sequence genomic stretch:
- the LOC111846995 gene encoding microfibril-associated glycoprotein 4-like: protein MDGTVNFYRGWDQYKRGFGHAGGEYWLGLETIHILTLKQRYELRVDMEDFQGAKVHAKYSSFSISPQMVNAESDGYTLHVSGFEDGGAGDSLSYHSEQKFSTFDRDQDSNSGNCAVSYLGGFWYEDCHYVNPNGIYMWDTVNAQGVCWYHWKSNYYSMKAISMKIRTAV from the exons ATGGATGGCACTGTGAACTTCTACAGGGGTTGGGATCAGTACAAGAGGGGCTTTGGGCATGCAGGAGGAGAGTACTGGCTGG GTCTAGAGACCATCCATATCCTGACTCTGAAGCAAAGGTATGAGCTGAGAGTGGACATGGAGGACTTTCAGGGAGCCAAGGTCCATGCCAAGTACTCCTCCTTCTCAATTTCTCCTCAGATGGTCAATGCTGAAAGTGATGGATACACACTTCATGTCAGTGGATTCGAAGATGGGGGAGCAG GAGATTCACTAAGTTATCATAGCGAGCAGAAGTTCTCCACCTTCGACCGTGACCAAGACTCCAACAGCGGAAACTGTGCTGTATCATACCTGGGAGGGTTCTGGTACGAAGATTGTCACTATGTAAACCCCAATGGCATCTACATGTGGGACACAGTCAATGCCCAAGGAGTCTGCTGGTATCACTGGAAATCAAACTATTACTCAATGAAGGCCATTTCCATGAAGATCCGGACAGCGGTTTAA
- the LOC111847000 gene encoding microfibril-associated glycoprotein 4, which translates to MKVSELYIRKCLSVMPQALLQAVRQILILMVLVPVAVQSLMFQPLDCADIYNAGFNISGVYRIYLAGPSSPVYVYCDMETDGGKWTVFQRRMDGTVNFYRGWDQYKSGFGDVKTEYWLGLETIHLLTLKKRYELRVDMEDFQGAKVHAKYSSFAISPKAINAESDGYTLHVSGFKDGGAGNSLDSHNNQKFSTFDQDQDAFSGNCALDYLGGFWYNQCHTANPNGIYMWGAVDTRGITWHHWKSSHYSMKTIAMKMRPVNLP; encoded by the exons ATGAAGGTAAGCGAGCTGTACATCAGGAAGTGTCTGTCCGTGATGCCACAAGCCCTGCTGCAGGCTGTCAGG CAGATCCTCATATTGATGGTGCTGGTACCAGTGGCAGTCCAGTCCCTCATGTTCCAGCCTCTGGACTGTGCAGACATTTACAACGCTGGCTTTAACATCAGTGGGGTCTACAGGATTTATCTGGCTGGGCCCAGCTCCCCCGTCTACGTTTACTGTGACATGGAAACCGACGGAGGGAAGTGGACG GTGTTCCAGAGAAGGATGGACGGCACTGTCAACTTCTACAGGGGCTGGGATCAGTACAAGAGTGGATTCGGTGATGTAAAGACAGAGTACTGGCTGG GTCTAGAGACCATCCATCTCCTCACTCTGAAGAAGAGATACGAGCTGAGAGTGGACATGGAGGACTTCCAGGGAGCCAAGGTCCATGCCAAATACTCCTCCTTCGCAATTTCTCCTAAAGCGATCAATGCTGAAAGTGACGGATACACACTCCATGTTAGTGGATTCAAAGATGGCGGAGCAG gaaatTCCCTAGATTCTCACAACAACCAGAAGTTCTCCACCTTTGATCAAGATCAGGATGCTTTCTCTGGCAACTGTGCACTGGACTATCTGGGAGGATTCTGGTATAACCAGTGTCACACTGCAAACCCAAATGGCATTTACATGTGGGGGGCAGTGGACACCCGTGGAATAACTTGGCATCACTGGAAGTCAAGCCACTACTCTATGAAGACCATCGCTATGAAGATGAGGCCAGTGAATCTCCCCTAA